The following coding sequences are from one Saccharomyces eubayanus strain FM1318 chromosome VII, whole genome shotgun sequence window:
- the ARC1 gene encoding Arc1p: protein MSDLVAKFESLIISKYPVSFTKEQSAQAAQWESVLKSGQVQPHLDQLNLVLRDNTFIVSTLYPTSTDVHVFEVALPLIKELVASSKDVKSTYTQYRHIIRWIDYLQNLLEVSSADQLTINHDLDLPREVVEKKKKAPAGGATDAAAAAKAGDDKSKKDKKQDQPKGKPDEETLKKLREEAKAKKAAKKAANAKQQQEQQNQAPEKPKASVIDFRVGFIQKAIKHPDADSLYVSTIDVGDEEGPRTVCSGLVKHFPLEAMQERYVVVVCNLKPVNMRGIKSTAMVLCGSNDDKVEFVEPPKGSKAGDKVFFEGFGDEAPMKQLNPKKKIWEQLQPHFTTDSGLEVIFKDEEEKDHPVRKLTNAKGESFKVATIADAQVR, encoded by the coding sequence ATGTCCGATCTCGTCGCCAAGTTCGAATCGCTTATTATTTCAAAGTACCCTGTTTCTTTCACCAAAGAACAATCCGCTCAAGCTGCCCAATGGGAATCAGTTCTAAAATCTGGTCAAGTCCAACCACACTTAGATCAATTGAATTTGGTATTAAGAGACAACACCTTCATTGTCTCCACCTTGTACCCAACATCAACCGACGTTCACGTCTTCGAAGTCGCCTTACCATTGATTAAGGAATTAGTAGCAAGTTCCAAGGACGTCAAGTCAACCTATACCCAATACAGACACATCATAAGATGGATTGATTATTTGCAAAACTTGTTAGAAGTGTCCAGTGCTGACCAATTGACCATAAACCACGATTTAGACTTGCCTCGTGAAGTCGttgagaagaagaagaaggctCCAGCAGGCGGTGCAACCGATGCAGCCGCCGCTGCCAAGGCCGGCGACGATAAGAGTAAGAAGGATAAGAAGCAAGATCAACCAAAAGGTAAGCCAGATGAAGAAactttaaagaaattgagaGAAGAGGCAAAGGCAAAGAAGGCCGCCAAGAAGGCCGCTAACGCTAAGcagcaacaagaacaacaaaaccaaGCCCCAGAAAAGCCAAAAGCATCCGTCATTGATTTCCGTGTTggttttattcaaaaagccATCAAGCATCCAGATGCAGACTCATTATATGTTTCTACCATTGATGTcggtgatgaagaaggcCCAAGAACTGTTTGTTCTGGTTTAGTCAAGCACTTTCCCTTGGAAGCGATGCAAGAACGTTACGTCGTTGTTGTATGCAACTTGAAGCCTGTTAACATGAGAGGTATCAAGTCCACGGCCATGGTCTTGTGTGGTTCTAACGACGATAAAGTCGAGTTTGTGGAACCACCAAAAGGTTCCAAGGCTGGTGACAAGGTATTCTTTGAAGGATTCGGTGATGAAGCTCCAATGAAACAGTTgaatccaaagaagaaaatctgGGAACAATTACAACCTCATTTCACCACCGATAGCGGTCTGGAGGTTATCTTtaaagacgaagaagaaaaggaccATCCAGTAAGAAAGTTGACTAACGCCAAGGGCGAATCATTCAAGGTTGCCACTATTGCTGATGCTCAAGTCCGTTAA
- the SLD3 gene encoding Sld3p, giving the protein METWEVLASIKEATKGLDLSLGSPLIIRSEDLPVYVLQLLQQKDRRHMKHICANSKKEHFLLEEYGPGFWVKWPYTYFNEYSLPKKSTEIISSLKRERGKRETLKTWDQMKFKELLHLWSEEPKVSHKVEKDTCFKLDMKPPDMKGQSKVNVDHSDPKEYIENKYYEALFSIHVPLAYFVKSNLVRVKNTCRTKYGSGSYKIAYQAILQKFLLSIVQFNARHDNRLLLEPFGSPIADEKRNGCLTKFVIQSGNNNSSTVADLCVIFKSREIKLQILLLLEIIGLNNLDCNFKDFEKRYKSKLKKRSLNLTKQRLIRRRPKKAINQQNKDIEKIATPLDYCEQLDLYLDRACILDILLSSETPNPDAIEITNGTIQEHKNNILNKNKEASLVGFINYVLIPYFTKKVPHAVDFIIQKLKGPSMRPKRAPKKITDTTGGSSPSTAELYNKLSTSQRTSRSSLVNSVPSSPALNGTEPNIFSRKSITTPIPELLDFRTNSNLNEFLESETRSLRRPSQLGRTKSDLTMNHLQKRQFSVSDLSTSRIPSPSTIPLKTTFPRTVNGVHTSTNNSFRRVGKRKDINETVPSNESIDPEENVQVQATPAAKNRTTTPNKRAQLQSIVESPLNPKPDTLHEGVENPQRKISPLAATLTKTSSENNSKRRVRRRLFAP; this is encoded by the coding sequence ATGGAGACATGGGAAGTCCTAGCATCGATAAAAGAAGCAACGAAGGGCCTTGACCTAAGCTTAGGTTCTCCACTCATTATTAGATCCGAAGATTTGCCAGTTTACGTTCTTCAATTACTGCAACAAAAGGATAGGCGCCACATGAAGCATATATGTGCAAACTCTAAGAAGGAACATTTTTTGTTAGAGGAGTATGGGCCAGGGTTTTGGGTAAAATGGCCGTATACTTATTTCAATGAATATAGCCtgccaaagaaaagtacGGAAATTATATCATcactgaaaagagagagagGCAAACGTGAAACATTAAAGACATGGGACCAAATGAAGTTTAAAGAGCTGCTTCATTTATGGTCGGAAGAACCTAAGGTCTCACATAAAGTCGAAAAGGACACATGCTTCAAACTGGATATGAAGCCTCCAGACATGAAAGGCCAATCAAAGGTCAATGTCGATCACTCCGATCCTAAAGAGTACATAGAAAATAAGTACTATGAAGCTCTTTTTTCCATACATGTACCCTTAGCATATTTCGTCAAGTCGAACTTAGTGAGAGTCAAAAATACATGTCGAACGAAATATGGAAGTGGTAGCTATAAAATAGCTTATCAAGCCATATTGCAAAAATTCCTTTTATCGATTGTTCAATTCAATGCTAGACACGACAATAGACTTTTATTAGAGCCTTTTGGCAGTCCTATTGCAGATGAAAAAAGGAACGGTTGTCTTACGAAATTCGTCATACAAAGTGGAAACAACAATAGTTCAACCGTCGCTGACTTATGTGTTATATTTAAATCTCGAGAGATAAAACTACAAATactattgttattggaGATTATAGGGCTAAACAATTTAGATTGTAATTTCaaagactttgaaaaaaggtataagtcgaaattgaaaaagagatCACTCAATTTAACCAAACAAAGATTGATTCGTCGAAGACCAAAGAAGGCTATTAACCAACAAAATAAggacattgaaaaaatagcaaCTCCTTTGGACTATTGTGAACAATTGGATTTGTATTTAGATAGGGCATGTATTCTGGATATTTTGCTGTCAAGTGAAACACCTAATCCGGATGCCATAGAAATAACCAATGGTACAATACAAGAgcataaaaataatattttgaataaaaataaagaagctTCACTGGTCGGATTTATAAATTATGTCCTTATTCCATATTTCACTAAAAAGGTGCCGCATGCCGTTGACTTTATAATCCAAAAGCTTAAGGGACCAAGCATGAGGCCAAAAAGAGCTCCTAAAAAAATCACCGATACTACAGGTGGGTCGTCACCTAGTACAGCAGAATTGTATAATAAGTTATCGACAAGCCAGCGTACATCTCGCTCTTCACTCGTCAACTCTGTGCCATCGTCACCTGCATTAAACGGAACAGAGCCTAATATATTTAGCAGGAAATCAATAACGACTCCAATTCCAGAACTTTTGGATTTTAGAACGAACTCTAACTTGAACGAATTCCTCGAAAGCGAAACTAGGAGCTTGAGGCGTCCTTCCCAATTAGGAAGAACAAAGTCAGATTTAACCATGAATCATTTACAGAAAAGACAATTTTCAGTTTCTGATTTAAGTACGTCAAGAATTCCTAGCCCGTCAACTATCCCACTCAAGACAACCTTTCCACGCACAGTTAATGGTGTACATACCTCTACAAATAATTCCTTTCGTAGAGTTGGAAAACGTAAAGATATCAATGAAACAGTGCCTTCTAATGAGAGTATAGATCCCGAGGAGAACGTACAAGTTCAAGCCACCCCTGCCGCGAAAAATAGGACGACAACCCCCAATAAAAGAGCACAGCTGCAAAGCATCGTTGAATCACCACTAAATCCCAAACCTGATACACTCCACGAAGGTGTGGAGAACCCTCAGAGGAAAATCTCGCCCTTGGCCGCTACTCTCACTAAAACTTCGTCGGAAAATAActcaaaaagaagagttaGAAGACGTTTATTTGCCCCTTAA
- the NSA1 gene encoding ribosome biosynthesis protein NSA1, producing the protein MRLLVSCVDNGSIKELLCNVGTDTSVQTALQPFHVAPHLAEGLKSHINKIWMISKDEVILARNSGVVELVKISKHAKENEVAETAVKEESKGVMDPLPKFDISEFEIVSSLSNLLNDLKLEQLSKKSVKRTKLVDEFVTLCPLKNEPLNSTFVAATKSGSLHIIKKEKDGKLNKLASLELKAPLEFLQLYDLEEAHDDKILFAYGGEENLVKLVEMESDFTSLEQVWEAKNVKNDRLDMRVPVWPMALKFLKPSPNQTDKDKLNYQFSAISRWSHLIKYSTQHGRKPFAQIDLLPNRDPLSQMEVFDTHGKNVVSSLGNLQSGSFDELNVITTDLKRNVFKFDGKGKMLSKIGRDDITGTSTYVHVHGGKYLLQGGLDRYVRVFDIKTNKMLVKAYLGSRINAIIMLDDTEIEMPLSASAKAAKEKQKRKIAEIEDDADDLWTKLEGKSGVSKASKKGKT; encoded by the coding sequence ATGAGATTATTAGTTAGCTGTGTGGATAATGGATCCATAAAGGAACTTTTGTGTAACGTTGGCACTGACACTTCTGTACAAACGGCTCTACAACCATTTCACGTGGCTCCTCATCTAGCCGAGGGATTGAAAAGTCACATTAACAAAATATGGATGATTTCTAAAGATGAAGTCATATTGGCTAGAAACTCAGGTGTCGTTGAACTCGTGAAAATCTCAAAGCATGCgaaggaaaatgaagttGCAGAAACCGCGGTAAAGGAAGAAAGTAAAGGTGTGATGGATCCTTTACCTAAATTCGACATTTCTGAATTTGAGATTGTCAGTTCATTATCGAATCTTTTGAACGACCTGAAACTTGAGCAAttgtcaaaaaaatctgttaAGAGGACCAAGTTAGTCGATGAATTTGTTACATTATGTCCTTTAAAGAATGAGCCGCTGAATAGCACTTTCGTAGCTGCCACTAAATCAGGTTCGCTGCATattataaagaaagaaaaagatggaaAGCTAAATAAATTGGCGTCCCTTGAACTAAAAGCACCATTGGAATTTCTTCAGCTGTATGATCTAGAGGAGGCCCATGACgataaaattttatttGCATATGgtggagaagaaaatctaGTGAAACTGGTTGAAATGGAATCTGACTTTACATCTTTAGAACAAGTATGGGAAGCTAAAAATGTCAAGAACGATAGACTAGATATGAGAGTCCCAGTATGGCCTATGGCTTTGAAGTTCTTGAAGCCTTCCCCCAATCAAACAGATAAAGATAAACTGAATTATCAGTTTTCCGCTATATCACGCTGGTCCCATTTAATTAAATACAGTACACAACATGGCAGGAAGCCTTTTGCCCAAATAGATTTATTACCCAACCGTGACCCACTATCCCAGATGGAAGTTTTTGACACACATGGAAAAAATGTTGTATCTTCTTTAGGAAATTTACAATCCGGAAGTTTTGACGAGTTGAATGTAATTACTACCGATCTCAAAAGGAACGTGTTTAAATTTGATGGAAAGGGTAAGATGTTAAGCAAGATAGGTAGAGATGATATCACTGGTACATCCACTTACGTTCATGTACATGGTGGTAAATATCTTTTACAAGGTGGCCTAGATAGATATGTTCGTGTCTTCGATATAAAAACTAACAAAATGTTGGTAAAGGCTTACCTTGGGTCTCGTATAAATGCCATTATCATGTTAGATGAtactgaaattgaaatgCCATTAAGTGCAAGCGCTAAAGCTGCCAAAGAGAagcaaaagagaaaaattgcggaaattgaagatgatgcaGACGATCTTTGGACCAAATTAGAAGGAAAATCAGGTGTATCTAAAGCTAGCAAGAAAGGTAAAACTTAA
- the RMD9 gene encoding Rmd9p: MMLRRSAVKPLRTVQLGVSNALRAGSIGMLGRHLTNTVLNERAYHSNQGGGRKPFDGGQDKKNKWVRQGKNKAVREELKVDPASPWRHELLSFDECVSSALKYSTTPLQNTYKRMDNKQLNTHPSFALFWDSMGRAMELYYSLRESPDFNAYRVSRLIHLLHNGLRSTRDQLVKLSRKPDYDSQSFHKEMINFLCNSLKDISDDVLANKVSVNGYGATHLLTSFKELSFNDDCIQIWETGKTSPNETTSEAFKEAKVVGFMLPLLYAKNQSLTEPNELYNQVIQSKEFTHPNLYSGLIKVFIKAEDYEKALSLFGRLCEKAEVRNYGYLIETHLSFISDSKNLTLAESFFDKIINDEMPYKIILQVSTVNSFLQNIWKGENDFDYVYKIWEKAVRFYGSTVNPGILSSLNNTFFTIFFENFVNDKIKGFNKLQEIIMFYSGVKKIDEPFFNVMLTKATTWHERSIIDFIDQNYTLYHIPRTIISYRILLKSLGSIDDTTNEEILNKWLELVKKLDELGQQYIANADLSALRDATVVWSQQKKDEKELIAKSESTATTTTDLKIKDPLEPLKNDDLSSNSEDRIVQYLKILKRYTPYFRAPKQVFRYTTGCAESYPILNGYLHEYSNISAEDIPVPELHSFVPREQ; the protein is encoded by the coding sequence ATGATGCTTAGAAGGAGCGCGGTGAAGCCGTTGAGAACGGTGCAGTTGGGCGTGAGCAACGCTCTTAGAGCCGGCTCGATAGGTATGCTGGGTCGTCATCTTACCAATACGGTTCTGAACGAACGTGCGTATCATTCCAACCAAGGTGGCGGTAGGAAGCCATTTGACGGCGGTCaggacaagaagaacaaatgGGTTAGGCAGGGGAAGAACAAGGCCGTTCGAGAAGAATTGAAAGTGGATCCGGCGTCTCCATGGCGCCACGAGCTTCTTTCGTTCGACGAGTGTGTCTCATCTGCTCTGAAGTACTCTACTACCCCGCTGCAGAACACTTACAAGAGAATGGACAATAAACAATTGAACACACATCCGTCGTTCGCCCTgttttgggattccatGGGTAGAGCAATGGAATTGTATTATTCTCTGAGAGAATCGCCTGACTTCAATGCGTACCGTGTATCACGGCTGATTCATTTGTTACACAATGGTCTGAGGTCGACTAGAGATCAACTAGTCAAGCTAAGTAGGAAACCTGATTATGACTCGCAGTCTTTCCATAAGGAAATGATAAACTTTTTATGTAACTCCTTAAAAGACATCTCTGATGACGTCTTGGCGAATAAGGTTTCTGTTAACGGATACGGTGCGACTCATCTTCTGAcctctttcaaagaattgTCTTTTAACGATGACTGTATTCAAATATGGGAAACGGGGAAGACTTCACCCAACGAAACTACATCTGAGGCATTCAAAGAAGCCAAAGTAGTTGGGTTTATGCTACCATTACTTTACGCAAAAAACCAGTCTTTAACCGAGCCTAACGAACTGTACAATCAAGTTATTCAGTCGAAAGAATTTACCCACCCTAACCTTTATAGCGGGTTGATTAAGGTGTTCATTAAGGCTGAAGATTATGAAAAAGCGTTGTCACTCTTCGGTCGGTTATGTGAGAAAGCAGAAGTACGGAATTACGGTTATTTGATTGAAACGCATTTGAGCTTTATTAGTGATTCTAAGAATTTAACTCTGGCagaaagtttttttgataaaattatcAATGACGAAATGCCATATAAAATCATTTTACAAGTTTCCACGGTGAACTCGTTTCTGCAAAATATATGGAAAGGGGAGAATGATTTTGACTACGTCTACAAGATTTGGGAAAAAGCCGTTCGATTCTATGGTAGCACTGTCAACCCCGGAATCCTGTCTTCATTGAACAATACGTTTTTcacaattttctttgaaaacttcGTTAACGACAAAATCAAGGGCTTTAACAAACTGCAGGAAATCATAATGTTCTACAGCGGTGTCAAGAAAATTGACgaaccatttttcaatgtaaTGTTGACTAAAGCTACTACTTGGCATGAACGTAGCATAATCGATTTTATCGATCAAAACTATACTCTCTACCATATTCCAAGGACTATTATATCATATAGAATATTACTGAAATCACTCGGAAGCATAGACGACACCACCAACGAGGAGattttgaacaaatggCTGGAACTAGTTAAGAAATTAGATGAGTTAGGCCAACAGTATATAGCCAATGCAGACCTATCCGCGTTGAGAGATGCAACTGTCGTCTGGTCGcaacaaaagaaggatGAAAAGGAGCTCATTGCTAAATCTGAATCAACAGCAACTACAACAACCGATTTAAAGATTAAAGATCCTTTGGAACccttgaaaaatgatgatctttCATCGAACTCGGAGGACAGGATAGTAcagtatttgaaaatacTAAAGAGATACACGCCTTACTTCCGTGCTCCTAAACAAGTATTTAGGTATACCACTGGATGCGCAGAATCATACCCAATACTAAACGGATATTTACACGAATACTCGAATATAAGTGCCGAAGATATCCCTGTACCTGAACTACATAGTTTTGTGCCTAGAGAGCAGTAG
- the TAF6 gene encoding TATA-binding protein-associated factor TAF6 translates to MSTQQQSYTIWSPQDTVKDVAESLGLENINDDVLKALAMDVEYRILEIIEQAVKFKRHSKRDVLTTDDVSKALRVLNVEPLYGYYDGSEVNRAISFSKVNTSGGQSIYYLDEEEVDFDKLINEPLPQVPRLPTFTTHWLAVEGVQPAIIQNPNLNDIRVSQPPFIRGAIVTALNDNSFQTPASSSAANASVTDTSASQHLSNVKPGQNTEVKPLVKHVLSKELQIYFNKVISTLTAKNQNDESVQHMKQAALTSLKTDSGLHQLVPYFIQFIAEQITQNLSDLQLLTTILEMIYSLLSNSSIFLDPYIHSLMPSILTLLLAKKLGGSPKDESPQEIHEFLERTNALRDFAASLLDYVLRKFPQAYKSLKPRVTRTLLKTFLDINRVFGTYYGCLKGVSVLEGESIRFFLGNLNNWARLVFNETGITLENVEEHLNNEANSTRTKFTKEETQILVDTVISALLVLKKDLPDLYEGKGEEVTDEDKEKLVERCGVTIGYHILKRDDAKELISSIFFGE, encoded by the coding sequence ATGTCCACACAACAGCAGTCATACACAATTTGGTCTCCACAAGACACTGTGAAGGATGTCGCCGAATCGCTTGGGttagaaaatatcaatgatGATGTCTTGAAGGCGCTTGCCATGGATGTGGAATACCGTATTCTAGAGATCATTGAACAAGCGGTTAAGTTCAAAAGACATTCTAAGAGGGATGTGTTAACTACAGATGATGTATCGAAGGCACTGCGGGTTTTGAACGTGGAACCTTTATATGGGTATTATGACGGCTCAGAGGTTAATAGAGCTATATCATTTAGTAAAGTTAATACATCCGGAGGGCAGTCGATCTACTACttagacgaagaagaagtggaTTTTGATAAGCTGATAAATGAGCCATTACCGCAAGTTCCCCGTCTACCAACGTTTACTACACATTGGCTCGCTGTTGAAGGTGTTCAACCTGCCATAATCCAAAATCCAAATTTGAATGATATAAGAGTATCTCAACCCCCATTCATTAGGGGTGCTATTGTCACTGCGTTGAATGATAATAGTTTTCAAACTCCTGCATCTTCATCTGCTGCAAACGCTTCCGTGACAGATACCAGCGCCTCTCAGCATCTGTCTAACGTCAAACCAGGACAGAATACTGAAGTTAAACCATTGGTGAAACATGTGCTATCCAAAGAATTACAAATCTACTTTAACAAGGTTATTTCAACTTTAACAGCGAAGAATCAAAACGATGAAAGCGTACAGCATATGAAGCAAGCAGCTCTGACATCTTTGAAGACTGATAGTGGTCTCCACCAATTGGTTCCTTATTTTATCCAGTTTATTGCTGAACAAATCACCCAAAACCTTTCTGATTTGCAACTACTGACGACAATCTTAGAAATGATATACTCTTTGTTGAGTAATTCctctatttttttggacCCTTAcattcattcattgatGCCCTCGATATTAACATTGCTCCTGGCTAAAAAACTAGGTGGATCACCAAAAGATGAATCGCCGCAAGAAATTCatgaatttttggaaagaacaAATGCACTACGTGATTTTGCTGCATCTTTACTAGACTACGTATTGAGAAAATTCCCACAAGCCTATAAATCATTAAAGCCAAGAGTAACCAGAACACTATTAAAAACATTCCTGGATATAAATCGTGTCTTTGGGACTTATTATGGGTGTTTAAAGGGTGTGTCAGTTTTAGAAGGTGAATCCATaaggttttttttaggTAACCTGAATAACTGGGCGCGTTTAGTATTCAATGAAACTGGTATTACTTTAGAAAATGTAGAGGAGCATTTGAACAATGAAGCGAATTCGACTAGGACAAAATTTACTAAAGAAGAGACCCAAATTTTGGTGGATACTGTCATTAGCGCATTGTTAGTTTTAAAAAAGGATTTGCCAGACTTGTATGAAGGTAAAGGTGAAGAAGTCACagatgaagataaagaaaaattggtAGAGAGGTGCGGTGTCACCATCGGGTAtcatattttgaaaagagatgatGCAAAAGAATTAATCAGCTCCATTTTCTTCGGTGAATAA
- the CUE3 gene encoding Cue3p has protein sequence MLSRYNRVIDIEGGNAEISLPIVNFPPFRLRAQLIEKDPVVWLHLLETYVTYLEYLMQGTNIELLNDSTLDHFRLFLRSYLHEIADEEGKLLSLGINHDVSEQLHLLKGWIFSLVKKCGLLHLQIFGDSLWDMVKIYVKRNPDSIRGLIDGSLKPQINTQRVQLDKTYQLQQHLKQLIESGKFKKLDLKCVEDLLTAKSIQPNKFAENFFTASWIEILEALWSKGQGRAHEISKKLIIINIFSVSANHLLKITQELGISNLETLALYPLLGTILINENIHKRLPDLKSKLLFLNFGSLSMNIGTSTEHSSSTSNEINEDHVLSLMELFPQFSKYQLSQTLLAYDDNIELVTNKIFEDPTIIEAFPRESGEEETRPISSGNNTAFTDELSLSNRVPSSKNKDLDKKIISGHVPDELRNKTLTRALKLLYEGDEDERDDTYDEADVSRSDLSKRINVQEDEGKSQKQDDTSEEKQPSQYDAVEAYLWELLKQDQTLFERSKRGSKVRKSMKEHTSWSDEQIEGWSRMLERSPQRARLLEEKFMFKGNFKSGKTSYVHNRDDNTKDSTKEQTKKKAPKVIKKDEPQSVEKTKRQHAKNEKKKGARANHNRKGGHDKKLARAGGNGV, from the coding sequence ATGTTGTCGAGATACAATCGAGTTATTGATATCGAGGGCGGTAACGCTGAAATTTCGTTACCCATTGTCAACTTCCCACCATTTAGACTTAGAGCCCAGCTGATTGAAAAAGATCCCGTTGTTTGGTTGCATTTATTAGAGACATATGTAACTTACTTGGAGTATTTGATGCAAGGAACTAACATTGAACTACTGAATGATTCTACACTTGATCATTTCCGTCTATTTTTAAGAAGTTATCTACATGAAATTGCGGATGAAGAGGGGAAGTTATTAAGTCTCGGTATCAATCATGATGTGTCTGAGCAGTTGCATCTACTGAAGGGCTGGATATTCTCATTGGTTAAGAAGTGTGGCCTGCTGCACCTTCAAATATTTGGTGATTCTCTTTGGGACATGGTTAAGATATACGTCAAACGCAACCCTGATTCTATTCGTGGTTTGATTGACGGTTCATTGAAACCACAAATCAACACGCAACGTGTACAGTTGGACAAAACTTACCAACTTCAACAGCATTTAAAACAGTTGATAGAATCCggaaaattcaaaaagctAGATTTAAAATGTGTCGAAGATCTGCTAACAGCTAAGTCTATACAACCAAATAAATTCGCGGAAAACTTCTTTACAGCGAGCTGgattgaaattttagaGGCATTATGGTCGAAGGGCCAAGGCAGGGCCCatgaaatttctaaaaaattaattatcattaatatattttctgtttctgcCAACCATTTACTGAAAATAACCCAAGAATTGGGTATAAGTAATTTGGAAACTTTAGCACTATACCCACTATTAGGGACAATACttataaatgaaaatatcCACAAAAGACTTCCTGATTTGAAAAGCAAGctcctttttttaaattttggATCACTGTCAATGAATATTGGAACCAGTACTGAACattcatcatcaacaaGTAACGAAATTAATGAGGATCATGTATTGTCATTAATGGAATTGTTTCCCCAATTCTCCAAATATCAATTATCACAAACCCTTCTTGCATATGATGATAACATTGAGCTAGTGACgaataaaatatttgaagatCCTACTATTATTGAAGCATTCCCCAGAGAATCcggagaagaagaaacaagacCAATTTCGAGCGGAAACAATACTGCTTTTACGGATGAACTAAGCTTATCAAACAGAGTTCCTAGCTCTAAGAATAAGGACTTAGATAAGAAGATTATCTCAGGACACGTTCCAGAtgaattaagaaataaaacTCTAACAAGGGCATTGAAACTTTTATATGAAGgtgacgaagatgaaaggGATGATACTTATGATGAAGCTGATGTGAGCCGATCTGATTTATCGAAAAGAATCAACGTTCAAGAAGACGAGGGAAAAAGCCAAAAGCAGGATGACACAAGTGAAGAGAAACAACCTTCGCAGTACGATGCTGTTGAAGCTTACTTATGGGAATTATTAAAACAGGACCAAACCTTGTTTGAAAGATCTAAGAGAGGTTCAAAAGTAAGGAAATCTATGAAAGAACACACTTCATGGTCAGATGAACAAATTGAAGGCTGGTCGCGAATGTTGGAGAGATCACCTCAACGAGCCAGgcttcttgaagaaaaattcatgTTTAAGGGTAATTTCAAATCTGGTAAGACGTCGTACGTTCATAACCGTGATGATAATACTAAAGACTCTACTAAAGAacaaacgaaaaagaaagcaccAAAGGTAATCAAGAAGGATGAACCACAGTCTGttgaaaagacaaaaagacaacatgccaaaaatgaaaagaagaaaggagCAAGAGCTAATCACAATCGTAAGGGAGGTCATGATAAGAAGTTAGCTCGTGCTGGAGGTAACGGCGTTTGA
- the MLC1 gene encoding Mlc1p, protein MSATRANKDIFTLFDKKGQGAIAKDSLGDYLRAIGYNPTNQFVQDILNADSSLRDASSLTLDQISSLIETNGKELDATTSAKTEDFIKAFXVFDKEGTGKVSVGDLRYMLTGLGEKLTDAEVDELLKGVEVDNNGQIDYKKFIEDVLRQ, encoded by the coding sequence ATGTCAGCTACCAGGGCCAACAAGGACATTTTCACACTATTCGACAAGAAGGGCCAGGGCGCCATCGCCAAGGACTCGTTGGGAGACTATTTGAGGGCCATTGGCTACAACCCCACCAACCAGTTCGTGCAGGACATCTTGAACGCGGACTCCAGCTTGAGAGATGCCTCCAGCTTGACATTGGACCAGATCTCCAGCCTGATTGAGACCAACGGGAAGGAATTAGACGCCACCACCAGTGCAAAGACTGAGGACTTCATCAAGGCGTTTYAGGTGTTTGACAAGGAGGGCACAGGAAAGGTCTCTGTCGGTGATTTGAGGTACATGCTTACAGGCCTGGGAGAAAAGTTGACTGACGCTGAAGTGGACGAGCTGTTGAAGGGCGTTGAAGTGGACAACAACGGCCAAATAGACTACAAGAAGTTCATCGAGGACGTCTTAAGACAATGA